A window of the Comamonas sp. Y33R10-2 genome harbors these coding sequences:
- a CDS encoding YqjD family protein, with amino-acid sequence MRFRKANAADLSKDLSQLLNDLRDVLATKGHDADPAASMLFNKAASTLEKVRSSSAAAINESRAAAQSADAYVHDSPWRAVGGALAVGALLGFALSRR; translated from the coding sequence ATGAGATTTCGAAAAGCAAATGCAGCAGACCTATCCAAAGATCTGAGCCAGCTTTTAAATGATCTGAGAGATGTTCTGGCTACTAAAGGCCATGATGCAGACCCAGCTGCATCCATGCTTTTCAATAAAGCGGCCTCCACGCTAGAAAAAGTGAGATCAAGTTCGGCTGCGGCAATAAATGAGTCTCGAGCTGCAGCTCAATCAGCTGATGCCTATGTTCATGACTCACCATGGAGAGCCGTCGGCGGTGCGCTAGCAGTCGGCGCTTTGCTTGGATTTGCCCTCAGCAGGCGTTAA
- a CDS encoding lipocalin family protein, translated as MTLTAVVAGVAAAVSGCAVTVPRGIEPVTGFDAKRYMGTWYELARIDHRFEKGLSRTTAHYSLEKDGTVTVINRGYSEERNEWKESEGKARFLGEPDIAALKVSFFGPFYGGYNVVSLDDEYQTSLVIGNSLDYFWLLSRSKSIPDRKFRQLLQIAQELGVDMNQVIAVAQ; from the coding sequence ATCACATTGACGGCAGTAGTTGCCGGAGTTGCCGCAGCTGTGTCTGGCTGTGCTGTCACCGTTCCTCGAGGTATTGAGCCAGTGACAGGTTTCGATGCTAAACGCTATATGGGAACTTGGTATGAGCTCGCGCGAATTGATCATCGTTTCGAGAAAGGCTTGTCACGAACCACAGCGCATTACAGTCTTGAAAAAGACGGGACTGTGACGGTAATCAACCGTGGTTACAGCGAGGAAAGAAATGAATGGAAGGAATCTGAAGGTAAAGCGCGCTTTCTGGGTGAGCCTGATATAGCCGCTTTGAAAGTTTCGTTCTTTGGTCCCTTTTATGGCGGCTATAACGTTGTGAGTCTCGACGATGAGTATCAGACCTCACTGGTGATCGGTAACAGCCTTGACTATTTCTGGCTACTGTCTCGAAGCAAAAGTATTCCCGATCGGAAATTCAGGCAATTGCTGCAAATTGCCCAAGAGCTGGGTGTAGACATGAACCAAGTAATAGCAGTAGCGCAGTAA
- a CDS encoding PRC-barrel domain-containing protein — protein MNTASSVISSTKVDGTNVYNPGGEKLGSIESLMIDKISGQVRYAIMEFGGFLGMGTDRYPLPWNTLKYDVNQQGYVVSLDQEQLRQGPKYSSDTAPEYTDDYGRRVYDYYGVPWV, from the coding sequence ATGAATACCGCATCCAGCGTTATCTCATCCACTAAGGTTGATGGCACGAATGTGTACAACCCAGGTGGCGAAAAATTGGGCTCTATTGAGTCGCTGATGATTGACAAAATATCTGGTCAAGTTCGTTACGCCATCATGGAGTTTGGCGGCTTTCTGGGTATGGGTACAGATCGCTACCCATTGCCATGGAACACGCTCAAATATGACGTGAATCAACAAGGTTACGTCGTTTCACTTGACCAGGAGCAACTGCGTCAAGGGCCTAAATATTCGTCGGATACGGCCCCAGAATACACGGATGACTATGGTCGACGGGTTTATGACTATTACGGCGTGCCGTGGGTCTAA
- a CDS encoding alpha/beta fold hydrolase: MPHIDISQSNSKPVKLHYQDFGEGPPVVLIHGWPLSARTWEPQVANLVDSGFRVITYDRRGFGDSSQPWSGYDYDSLARDLNELITELELQTVSLVGFSMGGGEVARYIGTYGTAFIRCAVFAAAVPPFLLKVDSNPEGAVTEDDIFNKEQAVLKDRLHFLDEFTHKFFSNAEGTLLVSEAQREYAKSIATFASPKATHACIGSFSRTDFRKDLEKINVPTLVIHGDSDRIVPIEVSGLRTHQLVHGSEIHVIRNGPHGCNLSHAEEFNRVLIDFINAH; the protein is encoded by the coding sequence ATGCCACACATTGATATTTCCCAATCCAATTCCAAACCCGTGAAGCTGCATTACCAAGACTTTGGAGAGGGACCACCTGTGGTACTTATCCACGGCTGGCCTCTCAGCGCACGCACATGGGAGCCGCAGGTTGCTAACCTAGTTGATTCAGGGTTCAGAGTCATCACATACGACAGACGAGGCTTTGGCGACTCTTCGCAGCCATGGAGCGGTTATGACTACGACTCTCTGGCCAGAGACCTCAACGAGTTAATCACTGAGCTCGAATTGCAAACTGTCTCTTTGGTTGGATTTTCAATGGGAGGAGGAGAAGTTGCTCGGTACATCGGGACCTATGGGACAGCGTTTATTCGGTGTGCGGTGTTTGCCGCGGCAGTTCCCCCGTTTTTGCTAAAAGTGGATTCGAATCCAGAAGGGGCCGTAACAGAGGACGACATATTTAATAAAGAGCAAGCTGTCTTGAAAGATCGCTTGCACTTTCTCGATGAATTCACACATAAATTTTTCTCGAATGCGGAAGGAACACTTCTGGTCAGCGAGGCTCAGCGCGAATACGCTAAATCAATAGCTACTTTTGCATCTCCAAAGGCAACACACGCATGCATCGGCTCATTTTCCAGAACCGACTTTCGGAAGGATTTGGAGAAAATAAATGTGCCTACGCTCGTAATTCATGGCGATAGCGACCGAATTGTCCCAATAGAGGTCAGTGGCTTACGCACGCATCAATTGGTGCATGGCAGTGAAATACATGTGATCAGGAATGGTCCTCATGGATGCAACCTCTCACATGCTGAAGAGTTCAACCGGGTACTCATTGACTTCATCAACGCACACTGA